The Reichenbachiella carrageenanivorans region ATCATGCCTTTGATACTAGATATACAACTAGACCGAACGATGGAAATGGGCGTTGGGGTAGGCTTGCCGATCGCCCTCCTTTTGATCCATGAGATAGTAGCGCATTGGCTTGGAAAAACCAATGAACCTAGCTTTCTGGATTTAGAAAGTGAAATTGAAGAAACAGAAATAATAGAAAAAGCAGGGGATAATCGATACGGCAAGCGAGTGATTGGAATTGGCATTGCGGCTATAGGCTTATTGATCGTGTTGCTAAGCGCACAGGCGCATATAGCAATATTGTTGATCGGAGGCACAGGCTTTTGCGTGTTGGCCATAGGTACCGCTATTGTAGTCAAAAATTTAGATTAAGGGATGATACAAAAGGGTTTTAATAAGGGAGTACGAGTTTCGCATGAAGAGCGGATAGAGACAGATTTGGTGATCATAGGTGGTGGTATTGCGGGCGTGTGTGCTGCCATTACTGCTGCCCGAAAAGGCACGAAGGTAGCCTTGGTGCAAGACCGACCAGTACTAGGGGGCAATGCCTCTTCGGAGGTAAGGTTGTGGATATTAGGTGCTACCTCGCACATGGGCAACAACAACCGCTGGTCTCGCGAAGGTGGCGTGATGGACGAGATATTGGTGGAAAACATGTACAAAAACAAGGAAGGTAATGCGATTGTTTTCGATACCATTCTGTTAGACAAAGTGTACCTAGAGCCCAATATCCAACTCTTTCTCAATACAGCAGTTTACGAAGTTGCTAAAAAAGAGGAAAGAAAAATTCAATCCGTCCGTGCATTCAACCCACAAAACTCCACCCAATATTTGTTTGTCGCACCTTTGTTTTGTGATGCTTCAGGCGATGGGATTGTCGCTTTTCAGGCCGGTGCTGCCTTTAGGATGGGTGCCGAAACAGAAGAAGAATTTGGTGAGTTGTTTACGCCAGACGAGTCTTATGGAGAGTTGTTGGGGCATTCTATGTACTTCTACAGCAAGAGTACAGACCAGCCTGTGAAGTATCGTCGGCCATCTTATGCCCTCAAAGACATCAAGGAAATCCCACGCTACAAGTTGATCAGCAAGACCGACATGGGCTGCCGTTTTTGGTGGTTTGAATATGGCGGACGTGCCGACACCATTCACCAGACCGAAGAGATCAAATGGGAACTTTGGAAGGTGATCTACGGCGTGTGGGATTACATCAAAAACTCTGGTGAGTTTGAGGATGTGGATCACTTGACGCTAGAGTGGGTGGCCACCGTGCCCGGCAAGCGCGAGAGTCGCAGATTCGAAGGGCTGTACATGATCAAGCAGCAGGACGTGATCGAGCAACGAAATTTTCCGGATGCAGTAGCTCATGGTGGATGGGCATTGGACTTGCATCCTTCAGACGGCATTTACAGCGACCAGTCCGGCTGTACCCAGTGGCACGCCAAGGGCGTGTATGAAATCCCCTATCGCAGTTTCGTTAGCAAGGATATCGACAATCTGTTTTTGGCTGGTCGCATCATCAGTGCCACGCATGTCGCATTTGGCTCTACCCGAGTGATGGCTACCTGTGGCAATGGAGGACAGGCCGTAGGCATGGCAGCAGCGCTTTGTATTCGCGAGGGCTTATTGCCAAAAGACATGCAAGAGGAACCACGCATGACGATGCTACAAAATGAACTAAACCTTGTAGGACAGTCCATCCCTCACGTACCGATTCGATCTGAACAAAATTTGATCAATGACGCCGTACTGAAAGCCTCTTCGGTATTGAAGCTGGGTCAAATGCCAGCAGGAGATACTTGGATCAATCTGGCTACTTCTCTGGCACAGTTGCTTCCGCTGTCTGTAGGTCAGGCTTATCACTTTCGTGTAAATGTAAAAGCAAAAGAAAAAACAACGCTGACAGTCCAATTGCGGATTTCCGAAAAGCCAGCCAACTATACACCCGAGATCATTTGGGAAGAATTGACTTTTGAATTGGCACCAGGCCAACAATCCTTGGAGATTGCCTTTAGCAAACCCTTAGAAAATTCACAATATGCTTTTCTAACCTTCCTATCCAACGAAAAAGTGGAGATGGAAGAAAGTGACCACCAGTACTCCGGAATTCTAACGGTATATAACGGTGAAAACAAAGCCGTGTCCAATACCGGCAAGCAGTCTCCTCCAGATGGAATAGGCATAGACACCTTTGAATTTTGGACACCCAAAAGACGCCCAGAAGGCAAAAACCTAGCCCTTCAAAGCACTCCCGAAATTGTCTTTGATTCGAAAAATCTAGGCAATGGACTGACACGGCCTTGGCTCAAGCCGAATGCTTGGGTAGCAGAACTCAAGGATGAAAAACCTAAGCTGCATATCGAATGGGAGCAAACGCAGAAGATTTCAGAGATACGTTTGTTTTGGGATACAGACTACGACCATGCGATGGAGTCTACCCTGATGGGTCACCCCGAGGAGGTCATGCCTTTTTGTGTACGCAATTATAAGATCACAACGCTAACAGGCGAAGTGCTAGCAGCTGTAGAAGACAACTATCAAACACTACATGTGATCTCATTGGAGAAGAAAGTTAATACCAAAGGTATCGTGTTGGAAATGGAACATCCTTCGCAACATGTGCCTGCCGCTTTATTTGAAATAATAGTGAGATGAAAAAAATACACTTCATACCCTACTTGCTGTTAGGCATTTTCTTGGCTAGTTGCCAAGAAAGCAAAGAGCCAAAGGAGCAATCACTCAATGGTACTTGGCAGTTTGTAGCTGCCCATTCGCTCAGCGAGGAGGAGGTCTTGTCTGGAGGAGTGCACTGGGATACGCTCGCCGTACCAGGCAACTGGGATACCCGAGAGCGCTACACCTCCTATGTAGGCAAAGGGTACTATCAACGAACATTTGAGATATCAAAAAAGTGGTCAGAAAAACAAATCCGCCTGCGTTTTGGAGCCGTGTATCAGCAGGCTAAAGTGTGGCTCAACGGCCAGCTGCTAGGCCAGCACGTGGGTGGCTACACACCTTTCGAGTTCAACATTACGGATCAGGTCAACTGGAATCAACCCAATACGCTTACCGTCATGGCGGACAATAGCTATCAGCGGGGTGCTTGGCTGGCTTGGGGAGGCATCAGCCGCCGTGTGACTTTGCACGCAGATGCACCGCGCCGCATGGTGTACCAGCATATCAGTGCGATACCAGATTTCGAAAACGAAAAAATCCGCTTTGCCATCAGCTATCAAATTGAAAACAATAGTACTGAAGACACTCAGGTGCAAATACAACCCCGTATTTCATCAGGAACACAACCTGATCCTGTGAAGGTGACTGTTTTGGCGGGACAATCGGCACAAGCCAGTGTGCAGTGGGAGACTGGATTGTTGAATTACCAATTATGGGATTTGGACGACCCCACACTTTACGAACTGACCAGTGAATTAACTGTAGCAGGCCAACTGGAAGATGTGATCTCTCATCGATTTGGTATCCGCCGAATTGAGGCACGGGGCGAGCAGCTTTTGCTCAACAACCGCCCCCTTCGTGCCAACGGACTCAATCGGGTACACGATCATCCTGCCTACGGCAACACCGAGCCAGATCATTTGGTCGAGTCGGATATGTCGGATATCATGGCCTTGGGTGGGCGTTTTTCACGACTGATGCATGCGCCCCTGTCAGAAAATCTACTCGACTTATGCGATAGCTTGGGCTTTCTGCTGA contains the following coding sequences:
- a CDS encoding FAD-dependent oxidoreductase; the protein is MIQKGFNKGVRVSHEERIETDLVIIGGGIAGVCAAITAARKGTKVALVQDRPVLGGNASSEVRLWILGATSHMGNNNRWSREGGVMDEILVENMYKNKEGNAIVFDTILLDKVYLEPNIQLFLNTAVYEVAKKEERKIQSVRAFNPQNSTQYLFVAPLFCDASGDGIVAFQAGAAFRMGAETEEEFGELFTPDESYGELLGHSMYFYSKSTDQPVKYRRPSYALKDIKEIPRYKLISKTDMGCRFWWFEYGGRADTIHQTEEIKWELWKVIYGVWDYIKNSGEFEDVDHLTLEWVATVPGKRESRRFEGLYMIKQQDVIEQRNFPDAVAHGGWALDLHPSDGIYSDQSGCTQWHAKGVYEIPYRSFVSKDIDNLFLAGRIISATHVAFGSTRVMATCGNGGQAVGMAAALCIREGLLPKDMQEEPRMTMLQNELNLVGQSIPHVPIRSEQNLINDAVLKASSVLKLGQMPAGDTWINLATSLAQLLPLSVGQAYHFRVNVKAKEKTTLTVQLRISEKPANYTPEIIWEELTFELAPGQQSLEIAFSKPLENSQYAFLTFLSNEKVEMEESDHQYSGILTVYNGENKAVSNTGKQSPPDGIGIDTFEFWTPKRRPEGKNLALQSTPEIVFDSKNLGNGLTRPWLKPNAWVAELKDEKPKLHIEWEQTQKISEIRLFWDTDYDHAMESTLMGHPEEVMPFCVRNYKITTLTGEVLAAVEDNYQTLHVISLEKKVNTKGIVLEMEHPSQHVPAALFEIIVR
- a CDS encoding glycoside hydrolase family 2 protein, with translation MKKIHFIPYLLLGIFLASCQESKEPKEQSLNGTWQFVAAHSLSEEEVLSGGVHWDTLAVPGNWDTRERYTSYVGKGYYQRTFEISKKWSEKQIRLRFGAVYQQAKVWLNGQLLGQHVGGYTPFEFNITDQVNWNQPNTLTVMADNSYQRGAWLAWGGISRRVTLHADAPRRMVYQHISAIPDFENEKIRFAISYQIENNSTEDTQVQIQPRISSGTQPDPVKVTVLAGQSAQASVQWETGLLNYQLWDLDDPTLYELTSELTVAGQLEDVISHRFGIRRIEARGEQLLLNNRPLRANGLNRVHDHPAYGNTEPDHLVESDMSDIMALGGRFSRLMHAPLSENLLDLCDSLGFLLIEEIPVWGNDDPQSFASNPQTQQWLRELIQRDYNHPSVVGWSVGNELRDSIPDWGHKTLTPDQLAYVNSMLAYVGTLDSTRLKTYVSLTAYGSHTTMGNEPYELLDLICINSYGDAQKAVRQTHEHFPGKPIFMSEIGRTQIGTAPDGALSEALITDLEALKELPYLVGVSIWSYNDYRSRYPGTPASGFREWGVVDERRNKKKAYRQLKEVYGKWNKNKKYSDEIK